From Lujinxingia litoralis, the proteins below share one genomic window:
- a CDS encoding sensor domain-containing diguanylate cyclase translates to MSTRSVTRRPSTTTGRGWTALAAMLLAGYALGVVGHVALLPALNLAGVLAALLITLNLWFRNLRQGPAEMAIGLGGVAAALMLARLSAGMGLELSGLIVLVLAAIAATRSARTVALSLAGAGLAELGSHLLGTADPRELNPALIGSLAELAWGPLLVRTALMLGAVALCWRTLGRHTQQSRKQVEVELTQAREKMVQEAREFRLIHAGRGQEAVDRRQAEELIVRGAVDAVHHTIFVTLELVSTALKAHTVVLLWFDVRNERLRIKELVSQSDALVDGPIDPAGGVLGGLTRQRETLALKGLRPGFRGLAYYRHPQDVTDFLGVPVIENGHLRGVLCVDRRGDYPFEPEDIRVVEDAAAYVMRAVENERVVATIERARFEVSRFFEASRKLNGVLTPDQVYDVALESVAQIVAFDFAAITLFDEGQNLHQVARVSGEGVVSEEGWDRVNFSANQGLVSMVVSNRHYLPFGGHLRDPSAVIFGPKQKAQGLKSLMVLPLIVQDQAVGTLVIAHREPNQFPAERREMLEVIANQVAVTLQNARLYERMEEMASIDALTRLPNRRTFQTRLADTMARHKRSGRTFAVVLTDIDHFKSVNDTYGHPVGDEVLRQVGRVFREGMREVDMPARYGGEEFVLILEETDIEGARLVADRLRVAISQLKFETDKGLLQCTISMGIAIGPTDSEHEHALVDLADQALYHSKENGRNQVTVYSEKVASGAAA, encoded by the coding sequence ATGAGCACCCGAAGTGTGACACGACGCCCCTCAACGACCACCGGCCGGGGGTGGACGGCGCTGGCCGCGATGTTGCTTGCCGGATACGCGCTTGGTGTGGTGGGCCACGTCGCGCTCCTCCCCGCACTGAACCTCGCGGGAGTGCTCGCCGCGCTGCTCATCACGCTGAACCTCTGGTTTCGCAACCTCCGCCAGGGCCCCGCCGAGATGGCGATTGGACTGGGAGGGGTGGCCGCGGCCCTGATGCTCGCCAGACTCAGCGCCGGGATGGGCCTGGAGCTCTCCGGCCTGATCGTGCTGGTGCTCGCTGCGATCGCCGCCACCCGCTCCGCGCGTACGGTGGCGCTCAGCCTGGCCGGGGCGGGACTCGCGGAGCTGGGAAGTCATCTTCTGGGCACTGCCGACCCCCGGGAGCTCAACCCGGCGCTTATCGGCAGCCTGGCCGAACTGGCCTGGGGCCCGCTCCTGGTCCGCACCGCGCTTATGCTGGGGGCTGTCGCCCTGTGCTGGCGGACGCTCGGGCGCCATACCCAGCAGAGCCGCAAACAGGTGGAGGTCGAACTCACGCAGGCCCGCGAGAAAATGGTCCAGGAGGCCCGCGAGTTTCGTCTGATTCACGCCGGACGCGGTCAGGAGGCCGTCGACCGCCGGCAGGCCGAGGAGCTCATCGTGCGCGGCGCGGTGGATGCCGTACACCACACCATCTTTGTGACCCTGGAGCTTGTGAGCACCGCGCTCAAAGCCCACACCGTGGTGCTGTTGTGGTTCGATGTGCGCAACGAGCGCCTGCGCATCAAAGAGCTCGTCAGCCAGAGCGATGCTCTGGTCGACGGCCCCATCGATCCGGCCGGCGGAGTGCTCGGTGGGCTCACGCGCCAGCGCGAAACCCTGGCGCTCAAAGGGCTTCGTCCCGGGTTTCGCGGGCTGGCCTACTACCGCCATCCGCAGGACGTCACGGACTTTCTGGGCGTGCCGGTCATTGAGAACGGGCACCTCCGCGGGGTCCTCTGCGTCGATCGTCGGGGCGATTATCCCTTTGAGCCCGAGGACATCCGGGTGGTGGAAGATGCCGCCGCCTACGTGATGCGTGCGGTGGAGAATGAGCGCGTGGTGGCCACCATTGAACGCGCGCGCTTTGAGGTGAGTCGCTTCTTTGAGGCCAGCCGCAAGCTCAACGGCGTGCTCACCCCCGATCAGGTGTATGATGTGGCCCTGGAGAGCGTGGCGCAGATCGTGGCCTTTGATTTCGCCGCCATTACTCTCTTCGACGAAGGCCAGAACCTCCATCAGGTGGCCAGAGTGAGCGGCGAAGGCGTCGTCAGTGAGGAGGGCTGGGACCGGGTGAACTTCTCCGCAAACCAGGGACTGGTATCCATGGTAGTCAGCAATCGCCACTACCTGCCCTTTGGCGGGCACCTGCGCGATCCATCGGCGGTGATCTTCGGTCCGAAACAAAAGGCGCAGGGGCTTAAAAGCCTTATGGTGCTGCCGCTGATTGTCCAGGACCAGGCCGTGGGTACGCTGGTCATCGCGCACCGCGAGCCCAATCAGTTTCCGGCGGAGCGCCGCGAGATGCTGGAGGTGATCGCCAACCAGGTCGCCGTCACTTTGCAGAACGCCCGCCTCTACGAGCGGATGGAGGAGATGGCGAGCATCGATGCGCTCACACGCTTGCCGAACCGCCGCACCTTTCAGACCCGGCTCGCCGATACGATGGCGCGTCATAAGCGCTCCGGACGCACCTTCGCGGTGGTGCTCACCGACATCGATCACTTCAAGTCGGTCAATGATACCTACGGCCATCCGGTGGGCGATGAGGTCTTGCGGCAGGTCGGGCGAGTGTTCCGCGAGGGTATGCGCGAAGTTGATATGCCAGCCCGCTACGGCGGGGAGGAGTTCGTGCTTATTCTCGAAGAGACCGATATTGAAGGCGCCCGTCTGGTGGCCGATCGCCTGCGAGTGGCCATCAGCCAGCTGAAATTTGAGACCGATAAAGGCCTCTTACAGTGCACCATCAGTATGGGCATCGCCATCGGGCCCACCGATTCCGAGCACGAACACGCGCTGGTAGACCTTGCCGACCAGGCGCTCTACCATTCCAAGGAGAACGGTCGTAATCAGGTCACGGTGTACAGCGAGAAGGTCGCCAGCGGGGCGGCCGCCTGA
- a CDS encoding PhoH family protein gives MKKNFVVDTNVLLHDPRAIFRFEDNTVIIPIYVIEEIDTFKRDMSELGRNAREISRILDEYRGRGNLGQGVALDGGGTLRVSFDRVKEPVEFLDTHKKDNLILSVALEVQRREPEVPCIFVSKDVNLRVRADVLGLAAEKYEEQDVVSVQELYPGSSELEVDNDWIDQLHERGELLTTLEELAAHRVEGARGRGTHFYTNEYLLLRNARGPQTTLGKIQVDAESGQVTIRPLARARDHVWGIRPRNREQAFALDALLDDSVNVVTLIGKAGTGKTLLAIAAGLQKVTEERSHHKLLVSRPVIPMGRDLGYLPGTVEEKLDPWMRPIFDNVEYLMGISHTDRRSGRGADELKSMGIIEIEPLTYIRGRSLPNLYMIVDEAQNLTPHEVKTILTRVGEGTKIVLTGDPYQIDNPYVDSESNGLSYLVNRFKGQSLASTVTLFKGERSDLAEMAANLL, from the coding sequence ATGAAGAAGAACTTCGTCGTCGACACCAACGTCTTGCTCCACGATCCCCGGGCGATCTTTCGTTTTGAAGACAACACCGTCATCATCCCGATCTACGTGATCGAGGAGATCGACACCTTTAAGCGCGATATGAGCGAGCTGGGCCGAAACGCCCGCGAGATCAGCCGCATCCTCGATGAGTACCGCGGCCGGGGCAATCTCGGTCAGGGTGTGGCCCTGGACGGGGGCGGCACGCTGCGGGTGAGCTTCGATCGGGTCAAAGAACCGGTGGAGTTCCTCGATACCCACAAAAAAGACAACCTCATCCTGAGTGTCGCCCTGGAGGTGCAGCGGCGAGAGCCCGAGGTGCCCTGCATCTTTGTGTCCAAAGATGTGAACCTGCGGGTGCGCGCCGATGTGCTCGGACTGGCGGCCGAGAAGTATGAGGAGCAGGATGTCGTCTCGGTTCAGGAACTCTACCCGGGCTCCAGTGAGCTGGAGGTCGACAATGACTGGATCGATCAGCTCCACGAGCGCGGGGAGCTGCTCACCACGCTGGAGGAGCTGGCCGCGCACCGGGTGGAAGGCGCGCGCGGGCGAGGCACGCACTTCTACACCAACGAATATCTCCTCTTGCGCAACGCTCGCGGTCCCCAGACCACACTGGGTAAGATTCAGGTGGATGCAGAGAGCGGCCAGGTGACCATTCGGCCCCTGGCCCGGGCTCGGGATCATGTCTGGGGCATTCGGCCGCGCAATCGCGAGCAGGCCTTTGCGCTGGATGCGTTGCTCGACGACAGCGTCAACGTCGTCACATTGATCGGCAAGGCCGGCACCGGAAAGACTTTGCTGGCGATCGCCGCCGGGCTGCAGAAGGTGACCGAGGAGCGCAGCCATCATAAGCTCCTGGTCAGCCGACCGGTCATCCCGATGGGCCGAGACCTGGGCTACCTGCCCGGTACGGTCGAAGAGAAGCTCGATCCCTGGATGCGCCCGATCTTCGACAACGTGGAGTACCTGATGGGCATCAGCCATACTGACCGGCGCTCCGGTCGCGGGGCCGACGAACTCAAGTCCATGGGGATCATCGAGATCGAGCCCCTGACCTACATCCGCGGTCGCTCGCTGCCCAACCTCTATATGATCGTGGACGAGGCCCAGAACCTCACGCCGCACGAGGTGAAGACCATCCTGACGCGCGTGGGAGAGGGGACCAAAATCGTGCTCACCGGCGACCCCTACCAGATCGATAATCCCTACGTGGATAGCGAGTCCAACGGGTTGAGCTACCTGGTCAACCGCTTCAAAGGGCAGTCGCTGGCGAGCACCGTGACGCTCTTTAAGGGCGAGCGTTCGGACCTGGCGGAGATGGCCGCCAACCTGCTTTAG
- a CDS encoding DUF547 domain-containing protein, which translates to MAARWSRASAPLRVAPLMLLALSSCAPRAALLDSPLVAELHAGQESGLASFDHRPLDALLKTHVNPETGTVDYHGLQQQEPVLDSYLHTIAAADAATLNQDEQLALLLNAYNAYTLKLILDHLPVDSIRDIDNPWTSSRYPVAGYTLSLDEIEHGLIRPLYQDPRIHFAVNCAARSCPHLAAEAFTGADLNAQLDARTRATLSDPKFVHVDDGELKLTKIMDWYGRDFVDPAFRGSTRTLARYVEVYASDEVRAFIQEHEGDPAISFLDYDWSLNIR; encoded by the coding sequence ATGGCTGCACGATGGTCCCGCGCCAGCGCTCCCCTGCGGGTCGCGCCCCTGATGCTCCTTGCGCTGAGCAGCTGCGCGCCTCGCGCCGCCCTCCTGGACAGCCCGCTGGTCGCCGAGCTGCACGCCGGACAAGAAAGCGGCCTGGCGAGCTTTGATCACCGCCCTCTGGATGCGCTCCTCAAGACGCACGTCAACCCCGAAACCGGAACCGTCGACTACCACGGGCTCCAGCAGCAGGAGCCCGTGCTCGACAGCTACCTCCACACCATCGCCGCGGCCGACGCCGCCACATTGAACCAGGACGAGCAACTCGCGCTCCTGCTCAATGCCTACAACGCCTACACGCTCAAACTCATCCTGGACCATCTTCCGGTCGACTCGATCCGCGACATCGACAACCCCTGGACAAGCTCCCGCTATCCGGTGGCCGGGTACACGCTGAGCCTCGACGAGATCGAACACGGGCTGATTCGTCCCCTCTACCAGGATCCCCGCATTCACTTTGCCGTGAACTGCGCCGCCCGCAGCTGCCCTCACCTGGCCGCCGAGGCCTTCACCGGCGCAGACCTCAACGCCCAGCTCGACGCCCGCACCCGCGCCACCCTGAGCGACCCGAAGTTCGTCCATGTTGACGACGGGGAGCTGAAGCTGACCAAAATCATGGATTGGTACGGACGCGACTTTGTCGACCCGGCCTTTCGGGGGAGCACCCGAACCCTGGCCCGCTACGTCGAGGTCTACGCCTCCGATGAGGTGCGCGCCTTCATTCAGGAGCACGAGGGTGACCCGGCGATCAGCTTTCTGGACTACGACTGGTCCCTCAATATCCGCTGA
- a CDS encoding retropepsin-like aspartic protease family protein yields the protein MTKTQVFSVSSDDRESPDRESPDRESPGGIVIEAGSGSREAIVIPGISDMALEGSEGDEPGTVFSSPVTIEHGEASAPGGVGTRTLRLTFERNGASVLVPAKIGHVDVYFVLDTGASYTTLTAGIARQARVTPPEGAPTTLMQTAGGLRPARFGLMETLKLGDHTLRNVSYTICDECGFGHYRAKPIVGLLGLNVLQRFRMNMDHLHGVVELTPHADFENQSADLRPWLSLQLVMERGLAARGARTETLVQVRNWAQKSVRGLVVELTCQLVDGRMERVRTRQASVGARAVANAEPRQSTSACQHWQAEVIEGYWR from the coding sequence GTGACGAAAACGCAAGTGTTTTCAGTGTCTTCAGATGACCGGGAGTCCCCTGACCGGGAGTCCCCTGACCGGGAGTCCCCGGGGGGGATCGTCATCGAAGCCGGAAGTGGGTCGCGGGAAGCGATTGTCATTCCGGGCATCTCTGACATGGCGTTGGAGGGGAGTGAAGGCGATGAGCCCGGGACGGTGTTCTCATCTCCGGTGACGATTGAACATGGAGAGGCTTCGGCTCCCGGAGGCGTGGGCACGCGGACGCTGCGCTTGACCTTTGAGAGAAATGGCGCGTCCGTGCTGGTTCCGGCAAAGATCGGGCACGTGGACGTCTATTTTGTGCTCGACACCGGGGCGAGCTACACGACCCTGACCGCGGGCATCGCGCGGCAGGCGCGCGTGACGCCGCCCGAAGGTGCGCCAACCACGCTGATGCAGACGGCCGGCGGACTTCGCCCGGCGCGCTTCGGATTGATGGAGACGCTTAAGCTGGGCGACCACACGCTGCGGAACGTGAGCTATACGATCTGCGATGAGTGCGGCTTTGGTCACTACCGCGCAAAACCCATCGTGGGACTGCTGGGGCTCAATGTGCTGCAGCGCTTTCGCATGAACATGGATCATTTGCACGGGGTGGTCGAACTCACCCCCCACGCCGACTTCGAGAATCAGAGCGCCGATCTGCGCCCCTGGCTCTCCCTCCAGCTTGTCATGGAGCGGGGCCTGGCGGCGCGCGGAGCCCGCACAGAGACCCTGGTGCAGGTGCGGAACTGGGCCCAAAAGAGCGTCCGCGGGCTGGTGGTGGAACTCACCTGCCAGCTCGTTGACGGAAGGATGGAACGCGTGCGAACTCGCCAGGCCAGCGTCGGCGCCCGGGCGGTGGCAAACGCCGAGCCTCGCCAGAGCACCTCAGCCTGCCAACACTGGCAGGCTGAGGTGATCGAAGGTTACTGGCGCTGA
- a CDS encoding MotA/TolQ/ExbB proton channel family protein encodes MNGLWELMEAAGPMIVPVALVSLVGAALFFERLFALRTGAVAPRGVADQVIARAGSSTTHAAESCAGATALEAVLAEGLRFAGAERAAIREAMEDRGRRELATLERFVGGVGALATVAPLLGLLGTVTGMIRVFRAVVEEATPRGMVDPTLLAGGIWEALITTAAGLAVAIPLYLGYRYLLGRVDRWAAELEESAARLLDVLAPPPAATSLPTRHPGGEASELPASGADEPTLSEAM; translated from the coding sequence ATGAACGGACTCTGGGAGCTTATGGAGGCTGCCGGCCCGATGATTGTGCCGGTGGCGCTGGTGTCGCTGGTGGGGGCCGCGCTCTTTTTTGAGCGTCTTTTTGCGCTGCGCACCGGGGCGGTCGCTCCGCGTGGCGTGGCCGACCAGGTGATTGCCCGGGCAGGTAGCTCCACGACCCATGCTGCTGAGAGCTGTGCGGGCGCCACGGCGCTGGAGGCGGTGCTCGCCGAAGGCCTGCGTTTTGCCGGTGCCGAGCGCGCGGCGATCCGCGAGGCCATGGAAGATCGCGGTCGGCGAGAGCTCGCCACTCTGGAGCGCTTCGTGGGCGGGGTCGGAGCGCTGGCTACAGTGGCGCCGCTGCTTGGGTTGTTGGGAACGGTGACCGGGATGATTCGCGTCTTTCGCGCGGTGGTGGAGGAGGCGACGCCTCGCGGCATGGTCGACCCCACGCTCTTGGCCGGGGGGATCTGGGAGGCGCTGATCACCACGGCCGCCGGACTGGCCGTGGCCATCCCGCTGTACCTGGGCTACCGCTACCTGTTGGGACGCGTTGATCGCTGGGCTGCGGAGCTCGAAGAAAGCGCCGCGCGTTTGCTCGATGTGCTGGCCCCGCCGCCGGCGGCGACCTCCCTGCCGACCCGCCACCCCGGCGGCGAAGCCTCCGAGCTGCCAGCGTCGGGGGCGGACGAACCCACGCTGAGTGAGGCGATGTGA
- a CDS encoding cold shock domain-containing protein — protein MAIGDEVTSKLSTNPSNIDLADALRQYSERAGARVDQDDNFQQRYLLDFTLTGFEDIHAHVNLGVHVTGTVDNLEEQQTFIQAARRGIVLKAIYIELADTSLSTGGLLVAFGACLSFLFDRRYAQVKAIGIRVNEDCSFHFFDLEENVERLQRMSFDDELDIGQDMGGRVIAYFTDKGFGFIQTDDERKFFFHIANVVDDDLRARLPAYVPGEVIPVDFQYGGNDGKKYPKAINVALPDGVHANGH, from the coding sequence ATGGCGATCGGAGATGAAGTGACCAGCAAGCTCTCCACCAACCCATCCAATATCGATCTGGCCGACGCGTTGCGCCAGTATTCGGAGCGCGCAGGCGCCCGAGTCGATCAAGACGACAATTTTCAGCAGCGCTACCTGCTCGATTTCACGCTGACCGGGTTTGAGGATATTCACGCCCACGTCAACCTGGGCGTTCATGTCACCGGCACGGTCGACAACCTGGAGGAGCAGCAGACCTTTATTCAGGCGGCCCGGCGCGGCATTGTTCTCAAAGCGATCTACATCGAGCTGGCCGACACCTCGCTGAGCACCGGCGGGCTGCTGGTGGCATTCGGAGCCTGCCTCTCGTTCCTCTTTGATCGGCGCTACGCCCAGGTCAAAGCCATCGGCATCCGCGTCAACGAGGACTGCTCCTTCCACTTCTTCGATCTCGAAGAAAATGTCGAGCGCCTCCAGCGCATGTCCTTCGACGACGAACTCGACATCGGTCAGGATATGGGCGGACGCGTCATCGCCTACTTCACCGACAAGGGGTTCGGCTTTATTCAGACTGACGATGAGCGCAAGTTCTTCTTCCACATCGCCAACGTCGTCGATGATGACCTCCGCGCACGCCTGCCGGCCTACGTCCCCGGGGAGGTGATCCCGGTCGACTTCCAGTACGGCGGCAACGACGGCAAAAAGTATCCCAAGGCCATCAACGTCGCGCTCCCCGATGGTGTCCACGCCAACGGGCACTGA
- a CDS encoding FtsB family cell division protein has protein sequence MRLAAILTFVAVVCGLAYYVLTHPSVEKLEVLRGELAQLEEQNEHLADKNRRLEREIVALRDDPRLAERRARERVGLARPDELIFQFETPEEAPRVRVRLRVPQEGEAELAGKPVEIDGLAPALAELRQEMPHAELVVWISEDVGPLLHQQIIDVVDASPMAPARIEE, from the coding sequence ATGCGCCTGGCAGCGATTCTTACATTTGTGGCGGTGGTCTGCGGGCTTGCCTACTACGTGCTCACACACCCTTCGGTTGAGAAACTCGAGGTGTTGCGCGGTGAACTCGCGCAGCTCGAGGAGCAAAACGAACACCTGGCCGACAAAAATCGGCGCCTGGAGCGCGAGATTGTGGCCCTTCGCGATGATCCTCGCCTGGCCGAGCGCCGGGCCCGGGAACGCGTGGGGCTCGCTCGCCCCGATGAATTGATCTTTCAGTTTGAAACCCCCGAAGAAGCCCCCCGGGTTCGGGTGCGCCTGCGCGTGCCTCAGGAAGGGGAGGCCGAGCTGGCGGGTAAGCCGGTCGAGATCGATGGCCTGGCACCGGCGTTAGCCGAACTTCGTCAGGAGATGCCCCACGCCGAACTCGTGGTGTGGATCTCGGAGGATGTGGGGCCCCTTTTACATCAGCAGATCATCGACGTGGTGGATGCCTCGCCAATGGCACCGGCCAGGATCGAGGAGTAG
- a CDS encoding ExbD/TolR family protein codes for MNFRASRNGRRRVETTLELTPLIDVIFLLLIFFVMTTAPQSSPLERIGVDLPQAASGQSVENDEPERVVLRVSPGGAVFEQREDGSEQAVEAPQEYLSALHAERPEATVWLFGDEEAAHGVVIRLLDAAREVGFKKVHMAVRPPG; via the coding sequence ATGAACTTTCGGGCCTCCCGAAACGGCCGGCGCCGGGTGGAAACCACCCTGGAGCTGACGCCCCTTATCGACGTGATCTTTCTCCTCCTGATCTTCTTTGTCATGACGACCGCCCCGCAGAGTTCGCCGCTGGAGCGTATCGGCGTGGATCTTCCGCAAGCCGCAAGCGGACAGAGCGTGGAGAACGATGAGCCCGAGCGTGTCGTGCTACGCGTCTCCCCCGGCGGAGCAGTTTTTGAGCAACGCGAGGATGGCAGCGAGCAGGCCGTCGAAGCGCCGCAGGAGTACCTGAGCGCGCTCCACGCCGAGCGGCCCGAGGCCACCGTCTGGCTGTTTGGTGACGAAGAAGCCGCGCACGGTGTGGTGATTCGCCTGCTCGATGCGGCCCGCGAGGTGGGCTTTAAAAAGGTCCACATGGCGGTGCGCCCCCCGGGGTAA
- a CDS encoding D-alanyl-D-alanine carboxypeptidase family protein, which produces MKSATILNLRRGLTGATALLLCCLFSLSALAAESAPPAAELTRARQLAHATGLAVVATAQQETTRASLSPRAASLVSRSAEEAWSVDQLLTALDFQPPTTCLALHHADRRRERTARWREAVRLLSLTHPEALHRWVLGQERPPQAALQEASSQLRCLIAAMIAASAEPDHGFRLFPRIRDHFGGRVASEHDLARLTDQDPRWLTRAVSALLRSDYRDLGSQGFIWYRKMRFTGRTFNKVSTAAGERCGLAPGQTWKPESPRHQRCWFDELNGAEREQEIIQASAAPGLSRHHWGTEFDILGLNPRLFTEEGPLFEAWQWLDGQALDYGFFQPFGHHAELGGFAHMEERWHWSYYPVAQALWEHLLEHERTFEPVLHALWTHLERRWGTRQVHYFDHMRAHWRDYLFRVEVPALPAALP; this is translated from the coding sequence ATGAAGAGCGCGACGATTCTTAATCTTCGGCGGGGACTGACCGGTGCAACAGCGCTACTGCTCTGCTGCCTCTTTTCGCTGAGCGCACTCGCCGCCGAAAGCGCTCCACCGGCAGCCGAGCTTACCAGAGCCCGCCAGCTCGCGCATGCCACCGGCCTGGCGGTCGTCGCCACGGCACAACAAGAGACGACCCGTGCCAGCCTGAGCCCGCGGGCCGCGTCGCTGGTCTCGCGCTCCGCGGAGGAAGCCTGGAGCGTGGACCAGTTGCTCACAGCCCTAGACTTTCAGCCGCCGACAACGTGCCTGGCGCTGCACCACGCCGACCGGCGGCGAGAGCGCACCGCACGCTGGCGTGAAGCCGTGCGATTGCTCTCACTGACCCACCCCGAGGCGCTGCACCGCTGGGTCCTGGGGCAGGAGCGACCTCCGCAGGCCGCGCTCCAGGAAGCCTCAAGCCAACTTCGCTGCCTGATCGCGGCCATGATCGCCGCCAGCGCTGAGCCCGACCACGGATTTCGCCTCTTCCCACGCATCCGCGACCACTTCGGCGGACGTGTTGCCTCCGAGCACGACCTCGCCAGACTCACCGACCAGGATCCCCGCTGGCTCACCCGCGCGGTAAGCGCGCTGTTGCGCTCAGACTACCGCGATCTGGGGTCTCAGGGCTTTATCTGGTACCGCAAGATGCGCTTTACCGGACGCACCTTCAACAAAGTCTCCACCGCCGCCGGGGAACGCTGCGGACTGGCCCCCGGGCAGACCTGGAAGCCTGAAAGCCCGCGTCATCAACGCTGCTGGTTCGATGAACTCAACGGTGCCGAGCGCGAGCAGGAGATCATCCAGGCCAGCGCCGCCCCGGGCCTCTCCCGCCATCACTGGGGAACGGAATTCGACATCCTGGGGCTCAACCCCCGGCTCTTCACCGAGGAGGGCCCCCTCTTTGAGGCCTGGCAGTGGCTGGACGGGCAGGCGCTGGACTATGGTTTTTTCCAACCCTTTGGTCACCACGCTGAGCTGGGCGGGTTCGCCCACATGGAAGAGCGCTGGCACTGGTCGTACTACCCGGTTGCCCAGGCCCTCTGGGAACATCTTTTGGAGCACGAGAGGACCTTTGAGCCGGTCCTTCACGCACTCTGGACCCACTTAGAGCGTCGCTGGGGCACCCGCCAGGTGCATTACTTCGACCATATGCGCGCCCACTGGCGCGACTACCTCTTCCGCGTCGAGGTCCCCGCCCTCCCGGCAGCATTGCCCTGA